A genomic region of Paramormyrops kingsleyae isolate MSU_618 chromosome 19, PKINGS_0.4, whole genome shotgun sequence contains the following coding sequences:
- the lratd1 gene encoding protein LRATD1 translates to MGNQLDRITHLNYSELPTGDPSGIEKDELRVGVAYFFSDEEEELEDRSQSDSYKDQSPAKEGPVAPKEIEYSAFCCQECIFSKLRENEDLNIYSIKTLLAMCRPGDLLELVTSDQPPHWAVYERNDQVIHLYRGEIRKDSLFEISNGRLGRIVNSRYRYRPLPADLVMQNASSHLGLGSGEICWTNSESFAAWCRFGKREFKAGGEVHASEQRYFLKVHLSESNVHTLMFHSLEDLIRERRKVDASGILKELSLVNGKE, encoded by the coding sequence ATGGGAAATCAACTGGATCGGATCACCCACCTGAACTACAGCGAGCTGCCCACAGGGGACCCTTCGGGGATAGAGAAGGACGAGCTGAGGGTCGGAGTAGCGTATTTTTTCTCGGAtgaagaggaggagctggaggataGATCGCAGTCGGACAGTTACAAAGATCAGAGCCCTGCCAAGGAGGGTCCCGTCGCTCCCAAGGAGATCGAGTactctgccttctgctgccaGGAATGCATTTTCTCCAAATTGCGAGAGAACGAAGATCTGAATATTTACTCCATAAAAACTTTGCTCGCCATGTGCAGGCCCGGAGATCTGCTGGAGCTGGTCACCAGCGACCAACCTCCGCACTGGGCGGTGTATGAAAGGAACGATCAGGTCATACACCTGTACAGGGGGGAAATCCGAAAGGACAGCTTGTTTGAGATTAGCAATGGGCGGCTGGGTAGGATAGTTAATAGCCGGTACAGATATAGACCGCTGCCCGCCGATCTGGTGATGCAGAACGCCAGCAGCCACTTGGGACTCGGCAGCGGGGAGATCTGCTGGACGAACTCGGAAAGTTTCGCCGCCTGGTGTCGGTTTGGTAAGCGGGAGTTCAAAGCCGGAGGGGAGGTACACGCATCCGAACAGAGGTATTTCCTAAAGGTGCACCTTTCGGAGAGCAACGTGCACACGCTCATGTTTCACAGTCTGGAGGATTTAATCAGGGAGCGGCGCAAGGTGGACGCTAGTGGAATCTTGAAGGAGCTGTCCTTGGTCAACGGGAAGGAGTGA